The following proteins are co-located in the Amyelois transitella isolate CPQ chromosome W, ilAmyTran1.1, whole genome shotgun sequence genome:
- the LOC106134825 gene encoding uncharacterized protein LOC106134825 has product MDLISAQNDKLETIMRTMKEMQGQMNEVKSSADFMSAKYEELLSKCEFLEEERRADKKYIQQLENKLENVDRVSRLACIEIKNVPAKNSETKDELCSTVQNICSAVNIRIQKEDIKNVYRYGIKKQINLELTSVLKKEEIITAIKKFNRTDNTKKLNTSHINLEGPPQPIYVTEQLTFRNKKLYATARDLAKTHKYRYCWTSQGTVFLRKMEGSPAIRINEDSDFDRMEI; this is encoded by the coding sequence ATGGATTTGATCTCCGCCCAAAATGATAAGCTAGAAACAATAATGCGCACTATGAAAGAAATGCAAGGCCAAATGAACGAAGTCAAAAGTTCAGCCGACTTTATGTCAGCCAAATACGAGGAGCTTCTAAGTAAATGCGAATTTTTGGAAGAGGAGCGCAGAGCGGACAAGAAGTACATCCAACAATTAGAAAATAAGCTTGAAAACGTCGATCGAGTTAGCAGATTGGCGtgtatagaaattaaaaatgtccCCGCTAAAAATAGCGAAACGAAAGATGAACTGTGCAGCACCGTGCAAAATATTTGCAGTGCTGTCAACATACGGATTCAAAAGGAAGACATCAAAAATGTGTACAGATAcggaataaaaaaacagatcAATCTGGAGTTAACAAGCgttttaaaaaaggaagaaattATAACtgcgataaaaaaatttaatagaacAGACAACACTAAGAAACTGAACACATCACACATAAATCTAGAGGGTCCACCGCAGCCCATATACGTGACTGAACAACTAACTTTCAGGAACAAAAAGTTGTACGCAACAGCTAGAGACTTAGCTAAAACTCATAAGTACAGATATTGCTGGACATCGCAGGGAACTGTTTTCCTGCGCAAGATGGAGGGTTCGCCGGCAATACGTATAAACGAGGACAGTGACTTCGATCGTATGGAGATATGA